A genomic stretch from Sphingobacterium sp. ML3W includes:
- the glgB gene encoding 1,4-alpha-glucan branching protein GlgB has protein sequence MANQVIPHSLFSEFDVALFQSGRHFKLYEKFGSHELEVEGERGVYFAVWAPNAKSVSVTGNFNFWDKESHPLHVRWDTSGIWEGFIPGIANGETYKYCIQTSSGEELEKGDPFAFKWEVAPKTASIVHSNWYEWNDGNWMKERVVKNRLDQPWSVYELHLGSWARDPESPDTLLNYREIAVQLVSYVKEMNFTHVEFMPLMEHPYYPSWGYQITGYFAASSRYGSAQDLMFLIEALHAAGIGVLLDWVPSHFPGDAHGLYRFDGTSLYEHEDPRKGFHPDWQSYIFNYGRNEVRSFLISNAFYWLDRFHIDGLRVDAVASMLYLDYSRNAGEWIPNEFGGNENLEAVQFLKEFNEAVYAHFPDVQTIAEESTSWPGVSKPTYAGGLGFGMKWMMGWMHDTLDYFKEDPINRKYHHDRITFATVYAFHENFMLPLSHDEVVYGKQPLIYKMPGDEWQKFANLRALYLFMYTFLGTKLLFMGGEFGQTSEWNVNKSLDWHLLEFMPHQGMKKFVADLNATYRQQPSLFQKAFDASGFEWIDAGDRENSVLVYWRKAFDQWDDTVVVINLTPVVREDFRIGLPYAGEWEVVLSSDDLKYFGSGVSSQHVESEHLHWMNQVQSAQVNLPPLGGYILKRKKVLKEAVPVKPGERVPL, from the coding sequence TGGGACAAGGAGAGCCATCCTTTACATGTCCGCTGGGACACAAGTGGAATCTGGGAAGGTTTTATTCCCGGAATAGCCAATGGTGAAACTTACAAATATTGTATTCAGACCTCTTCAGGAGAAGAGCTTGAAAAAGGCGACCCATTCGCGTTCAAATGGGAGGTAGCACCTAAAACGGCATCCATTGTCCATTCTAATTGGTATGAATGGAATGACGGAAACTGGATGAAGGAGCGTGTCGTAAAAAATAGACTGGACCAGCCATGGTCAGTCTATGAACTGCACCTTGGCTCATGGGCACGAGATCCGGAGAGCCCAGATACGCTATTAAACTACCGGGAGATTGCTGTACAGCTTGTGTCTTATGTCAAGGAAATGAATTTTACACATGTGGAATTTATGCCTTTGATGGAACACCCCTATTACCCCTCATGGGGATATCAGATTACAGGCTATTTTGCGGCAAGCTCACGTTATGGCTCTGCACAGGATTTAATGTTCCTGATAGAAGCGCTCCATGCTGCCGGAATTGGGGTGTTATTGGATTGGGTACCTTCACATTTTCCTGGTGATGCGCATGGGCTTTATCGCTTTGATGGTACAAGCCTTTATGAACATGAAGATCCGCGAAAGGGTTTTCACCCCGACTGGCAATCGTATATTTTCAATTATGGTCGCAACGAAGTGCGCTCTTTTCTGATCAGTAATGCTTTTTATTGGTTGGATCGTTTCCATATTGATGGACTTCGCGTGGACGCTGTCGCATCCATGTTGTATCTGGATTATAGCCGGAACGCCGGTGAGTGGATTCCGAATGAATTCGGCGGTAATGAGAACCTGGAAGCGGTACAATTCCTAAAAGAGTTTAATGAGGCTGTTTATGCACATTTTCCGGATGTACAGACCATCGCTGAGGAATCGACCTCCTGGCCTGGTGTGAGTAAACCAACCTATGCTGGTGGTCTGGGCTTTGGAATGAAGTGGATGATGGGATGGATGCACGATACCCTAGATTATTTTAAGGAAGATCCGATCAATAGAAAATACCATCACGACCGCATCACTTTTGCCACGGTATATGCTTTCCATGAAAATTTTATGCTCCCGCTGTCACATGATGAAGTTGTTTATGGAAAACAGCCTCTGATTTACAAAATGCCAGGCGATGAGTGGCAGAAATTTGCTAACCTAAGGGCGTTATACTTGTTTATGTATACTTTCTTAGGAACGAAATTGTTGTTTATGGGTGGAGAGTTTGGACAAACGTCCGAATGGAATGTGAATAAATCGCTCGACTGGCATCTGTTGGAATTTATGCCACATCAGGGTATGAAAAAATTTGTAGCCGATTTAAACGCGACCTATCGGCAACAACCCAGCCTCTTTCAAAAGGCTTTTGATGCTTCAGGGTTTGAATGGATAGATGCTGGCGACCGTGAAAACTCGGTACTGGTCTATTGGCGTAAGGCATTTGACCAATGGGATGATACCGTGGTTGTGATTAATTTAACACCTGTTGTACGTGAAGATTTTCGTATCGGACTGCCTTATGCAGGAGAATGGGAAGTTGTTTTGAGCTCAGACGATCTTAAATATTTCGGTTCTGGAGTCAGTAGTCAACATGTGGAAAGTGAACACCTGCATTGGATGAACCAGGTGCAGTCTGCTCAGGTCAATCTTCCTCCGCTGGGCGGGTATATTCTTAAACGTAAGAAGGTTTTGAAAGAGGCGGTGCCTGTAAAACCGGGAGAACGTGTTCCCCTGTGA
- a CDS encoding glycogen/starch synthase, which translates to MKVFHLSVECYPIAKVGGLADVVGALPKYQTKLGVEAAVIMPWYDRPFVKDHSFDVIHEGTFFQGSEPLDYSVFKERDNILGFELYLIKIPGKLDRQEVYCYPDEGEQFIAFQHAVLNWFKAKAIVPDIVHCHDHHVGLMPFLMKYSNEYNFLVDVKTVATVHNGQYQGWIHWSKAILLPGFDSWKWGLLDWDGLINPLAALIKCCDAYTTVSEGYLEELYVDANGLQHLFYDERHKSVGIVNGIDWDIWNPAKDYTLIENYDLASAFAGKLKNKQALAQQYKINPTLPLLVFIGRFATEKGADLLPDIILDLTENFSGRLSIFILGAGDPAIQARVKMLVDEQIENFDVFFGYDENLAHWLYASADFLLMPSRVEPCGLNQLYAMKYGTLPIVHTVGGLKDTVIDLENNGYGVGFDTLEVADIRKAIVRAVEYYENRSKFEDNQHKIMSLDFSWDKSAAKYLNLYNQLI; encoded by the coding sequence ATGAAAGTATTTCATTTAAGTGTCGAATGCTATCCAATAGCCAAGGTTGGTGGTCTAGCGGATGTGGTGGGAGCATTGCCGAAGTATCAAACTAAACTCGGGGTAGAAGCAGCAGTGATCATGCCTTGGTACGATCGCCCATTTGTTAAAGACCATTCCTTTGATGTTATTCATGAGGGTACTTTTTTTCAGGGATCTGAACCATTAGATTATAGTGTTTTCAAGGAAAGAGATAATATACTGGGTTTTGAACTCTATTTGATTAAAATTCCAGGTAAATTGGACCGCCAGGAGGTTTATTGCTATCCCGATGAGGGCGAGCAGTTTATCGCCTTTCAACATGCTGTATTAAACTGGTTCAAGGCAAAAGCGATTGTACCTGATATTGTGCATTGCCATGATCATCACGTCGGTTTAATGCCTTTTCTGATGAAATATAGCAATGAATATAATTTCCTTGTTGATGTAAAGACGGTTGCGACAGTTCACAATGGTCAGTACCAGGGTTGGATACACTGGAGCAAAGCGATTTTATTGCCTGGTTTTGATAGTTGGAAATGGGGACTCCTGGACTGGGATGGTCTGATCAATCCACTTGCAGCGCTGATCAAGTGCTGTGATGCCTATACGACTGTTTCGGAGGGCTACCTTGAAGAACTTTATGTGGATGCGAACGGACTGCAGCATCTATTTTATGATGAACGGCATAAGTCGGTGGGGATTGTCAATGGAATCGACTGGGATATCTGGAATCCTGCTAAAGATTACACCTTGATTGAAAATTATGATCTTGCTTCGGCTTTTGCCGGTAAACTCAAAAATAAGCAGGCATTAGCACAGCAGTATAAAATTAATCCTACACTTCCGTTATTGGTCTTTATTGGGCGTTTTGCGACGGAAAAAGGAGCCGATTTATTGCCGGATATAATTTTAGATTTGACTGAAAATTTTTCAGGCAGATTGAGTATATTTATACTGGGTGCTGGAGATCCAGCGATTCAGGCACGGGTAAAAATGCTCGTGGATGAACAGATAGAAAATTTTGATGTGTTCTTTGGTTATGATGAAAATCTTGCGCATTGGCTTTATGCAAGTGCAGACTTTCTTTTGATGCCTTCACGGGTTGAACCGTGTGGACTCAATCAGCTTTATGCCATGAAATATGGGACCTTGCCGATTGTACACACTGTGGGTGGTCTAAAAGATACAGTCATAGATTTAGAAAACAATGGATACGGTGTTGGTTTTGACACGCTTGAGGTAGCTGATATCAGAAAGGCTATTGTCCGCGCGGTCGAATACTATGAAAATAGGTCTAAATTTGAAGACAACCAACACAAAATAATGAGTTTGGATTTTTCCTGGGATAAATCCGCAGCGAAATACTTAAATCTATATAACCAATTAATTTAA
- a CDS encoding glucose-1-phosphate adenylyltransferase, translating to MSHHNVVAIVLGGGRGSRLYPLTDQRSKPAVPIAGKYRLVDIPISNCLNSGFNKIFVLTQFNSSSLNSHIKNTYNFSIFSKGFVDILAAEQTNDGDKWFEGTADAVRRSFKKLASIDYDYVLILSGDQLYQMDFDALVDFHVQNEGDLTIATIPVNGKDATGFGILKSDEHNHITSFIEKPNSEQLVDWSSEVNDHLKAEGREYLASMGIYVFSKGVLKRLLEENSGMDFGKEIIPDAIEDINVLSYQYEGYWTDIGTIGSFYEANIGLTDNIPAFNLFDKNTVFTRPRMLPPSKISGTTLINSVISDGCIIHADKVDRSVIGVRSRIGIGSVVRGTYMMGSDYYEDFSDMDEAKRKNMPIVGVGERCYIENAILDKNCRIGNDVRINGGPHLLNANHQTYTVCDGIVVIKKNAVIPSGTTIGLATV from the coding sequence ATGTCACATCACAATGTAGTAGCTATCGTCTTGGGCGGAGGAAGGGGCTCGCGTCTGTATCCGTTGACCGACCAACGGTCTAAACCAGCTGTTCCTATTGCAGGAAAATATCGCTTGGTTGATATCCCCATCTCGAATTGTCTCAATTCGGGATTCAATAAGATTTTTGTATTGACACAGTTTAATTCGTCCTCGTTGAATTCGCATATTAAAAATACGTACAATTTCAGTATTTTTAGTAAGGGTTTTGTCGATATTTTGGCGGCCGAACAGACTAATGATGGTGACAAATGGTTTGAAGGTACCGCAGATGCCGTGCGCAGATCGTTCAAGAAGCTAGCAAGTATAGATTACGATTATGTCTTAATCTTGTCGGGGGATCAGCTTTATCAGATGGATTTTGATGCACTGGTGGATTTTCACGTACAGAACGAAGGCGATTTGACGATTGCGACCATTCCTGTCAATGGCAAAGATGCAACAGGTTTTGGAATCCTTAAATCGGATGAGCATAACCACATCACATCGTTTATAGAAAAGCCCAATAGTGAGCAGTTGGTGGACTGGAGTTCAGAAGTGAACGATCATTTGAAAGCCGAGGGCCGTGAGTACCTGGCATCCATGGGGATCTATGTGTTCAGTAAAGGTGTGCTAAAGCGCCTGTTGGAGGAAAACAGCGGAATGGATTTTGGAAAGGAAATTATTCCGGATGCGATTGAAGATATCAACGTACTCAGCTATCAGTATGAAGGCTATTGGACAGATATTGGAACAATAGGCTCATTTTATGAAGCCAATATTGGACTGACGGATAATATTCCAGCCTTTAACCTATTTGATAAAAATACGGTTTTTACCCGACCACGTATGCTACCGCCATCTAAGATTTCGGGCACGACATTGATTAATTCGGTTATCTCCGATGGGTGTATTATCCATGCTGATAAGGTAGACCGTTCGGTGATCGGTGTGCGTTCACGTATTGGTATTGGTTCTGTGGTAAGGGGAACCTATATGATGGGATCGGATTATTACGAGGATTTCTCGGATATGGATGAAGCAAAAAGAAAAAATATGCCCATTGTGGGTGTGGGTGAACGCTGTTATATTGAAAATGCGATTCTGGATAAAAACTGTCGTATTGGAAATGATGTTCGCATCAATGGCGGCCCCCATTTGTTGAACGCCAACCATCAGACTTATACCGTTTGTGATGGTATTGTTGTGATCAAAAAAAATGCGGTTATCCCGAGTGGAACGACAATCGGGCTCGCGACTGTATAA
- a CDS encoding M90 family metallopeptidase, with the protein MLGKIFIILLVPVTIYVVYYLLNRTAKNNKTIKRVLSDEGKDILEKEVAYYRRLTIADKQEFESRCLAFLDTVKIEGVGVTLELKDYMLIAASAIIPIFAFKKWTYPNLTNIMVYPSHFNADYQFEGHADRNIMGMVGEGAMNGQMILSKSALEYGFQNATDGQNTAIHEFVHLIDKTDGTVDGVPSYLLDKAAVIPFMNLIREEINKIKQHQSDIDTYGMTNPGEFFAVASEYFFENPTKFQKNHPALYTALSKIFEQS; encoded by the coding sequence ATGTTAGGAAAGATTTTTATTATACTGCTCGTACCGGTAACCATCTATGTTGTCTATTACCTGTTAAATCGTACCGCGAAAAATAATAAGACGATTAAACGTGTCTTGAGTGATGAGGGGAAGGATATCCTGGAAAAGGAGGTCGCTTATTATCGCCGTCTGACTATTGCGGATAAGCAGGAATTTGAGTCACGCTGTCTTGCATTTTTGGATACCGTCAAGATAGAAGGGGTGGGCGTCACGTTGGAATTGAAAGATTATATGTTGATCGCAGCCAGTGCAATTATTCCGATCTTTGCTTTTAAAAAATGGACCTATCCAAACTTAACCAATATTATGGTCTATCCCTCACATTTCAATGCCGATTATCAATTTGAAGGTCATGCGGATCGGAATATCATGGGAATGGTTGGAGAAGGTGCCATGAATGGTCAGATGATTTTATCTAAATCGGCATTGGAATATGGTTTTCAAAATGCAACTGATGGTCAGAATACGGCTATCCACGAATTTGTGCATCTCATTGATAAAACAGATGGTACAGTAGATGGCGTGCCCAGTTATTTATTGGACAAGGCCGCTGTAATTCCGTTCATGAATTTAATACGGGAGGAAATCAACAAGATCAAACAGCATCAATCGGATATTGATACCTATGGTATGACCAATCCGGGTGAATTTTTTGCTGTCGCATCGGAATATTTTTTTGAAAATCCAACGAAATTTCAAAAAAACCATCCAGCACTTTATACTGCACTTTCTAAAATTTTTGAGCAAAGTTAA
- a CDS encoding glycoside hydrolase domain-containing protein, translating into MPKTTIYSTIAFACLLFCGNNQGFSQGRYAVGTTFTEMADPSRDTLSDWSNVKPGLYASFVSIDKRFPKSLNPNIAIQSNNKVDAWKGEQVSAQILLWTSSAAADVVVSTGELKSTTGKSISAEAVQARFVRYVMTDEFAEGCGYRKPEDFKAALSADMLDDLKSYNLEAKRVRPVWITVKVPARAAAGQYKTVIAVKQKGKVIQNLDLTVNVQDQVLPPASQWSFHLDQWQHPSSVARVNNVKMWSDEHFEALKPTMKQLAAAGQKVITATLNKDAWNVQTYDPYADMITWKKAKDGSWSYNYAIFDKWVQFMMDLGINKQINCYSLLPWNNEVHYFDEAKNELVNVIAKPGTPVFEELWTPFLKDFSKHVSAKGWLKITNIAMDERAQEQMDPAVELLERVVPEFGIAFADNHKSYKRYQKSTDISVAVGDPFDQNDLIERRKKGYITTFYVCCSDEFPNQFTFSDPAESTYMGWYALAAGFDGALRWAFNSWVANPLQDSRFRTWPAGDTYIVYPQGRSSIRYERMLEGIQDFTKVNILKEKLEKSNDQTNLAKLNAKIAKLKKSRRYAAWNDDLNDAKAFVTELSNKIK; encoded by the coding sequence ATGCCTAAAACTACTATTTATTCTACTATTGCATTCGCATGTCTATTATTTTGCGGCAATAATCAAGGTTTTTCTCAGGGGCGTTATGCTGTGGGAACGACCTTTACTGAAATGGCGGACCCGTCAAGGGATACGCTTTCTGATTGGTCAAATGTTAAACCTGGTTTGTACGCATCGTTTGTGTCGATCGATAAACGTTTTCCAAAATCTTTAAATCCGAACATCGCTATCCAGTCCAATAACAAGGTGGATGCCTGGAAAGGGGAGCAGGTATCTGCGCAGATACTCCTGTGGACTAGTTCAGCAGCCGCTGATGTTGTTGTTTCGACAGGTGAGTTAAAATCAACTACCGGCAAATCTATTTCTGCTGAAGCGGTACAAGCACGATTTGTTCGTTATGTGATGACAGATGAATTTGCCGAGGGATGTGGCTATCGTAAACCTGAGGATTTTAAGGCCGCACTTTCTGCAGATATGTTGGATGATCTTAAAAGCTATAATCTCGAAGCAAAGCGCGTCCGTCCAGTATGGATTACGGTAAAAGTACCTGCTAGAGCAGCGGCAGGTCAATATAAGACAGTCATTGCTGTTAAACAAAAAGGTAAGGTGATACAAAATTTGGATTTGACTGTTAATGTTCAAGATCAGGTATTACCGCCAGCTTCACAATGGTCATTCCATTTGGATCAGTGGCAACATCCATCATCCGTAGCACGTGTCAACAATGTTAAGATGTGGAGTGATGAGCATTTTGAAGCCTTAAAGCCAACAATGAAGCAGCTGGCTGCTGCAGGGCAGAAAGTTATTACGGCGACGTTAAATAAGGATGCCTGGAATGTACAGACCTATGATCCCTATGCGGATATGATCACCTGGAAGAAAGCAAAAGACGGATCCTGGAGTTATAACTATGCGATATTTGACAAGTGGGTGCAATTTATGATGGACCTGGGAATTAACAAACAGATCAATTGTTATTCATTATTGCCATGGAATAATGAAGTGCATTATTTTGATGAAGCAAAAAATGAACTGGTCAATGTTATCGCAAAACCCGGAACGCCAGTGTTTGAGGAGCTATGGACACCTTTCTTAAAGGATTTTAGTAAACATGTCAGCGCCAAGGGTTGGTTGAAAATTACCAATATCGCGATGGATGAGCGGGCACAGGAGCAGATGGATCCAGCAGTAGAACTTTTGGAACGTGTGGTACCTGAATTTGGAATTGCTTTTGCAGACAACCATAAAAGTTATAAGCGTTATCAAAAAAGTACCGATATCAGTGTCGCTGTAGGCGATCCTTTCGATCAAAATGATTTAATTGAAAGACGTAAAAAAGGGTATATCACTACATTCTATGTTTGCTGTTCAGATGAGTTTCCGAACCAATTTACATTTTCTGATCCGGCAGAATCGACCTATATGGGGTGGTACGCACTCGCTGCGGGATTTGATGGCGCGCTACGTTGGGCCTTTAATTCCTGGGTAGCCAATCCGCTACAGGATTCGCGATTCCGTACATGGCCTGCTGGAGACACTTATATTGTTTATCCACAAGGTCGTAGCTCTATTCGTTATGAGCGTATGTTGGAAGGTATTCAGGATTTTACCAAAGTGAATATACTGAAAGAAAAGTTGGAAAAATCTAACGATCAAACGAATTTGGCAAAACTGAACGCAAAAATTGCCAAACTAAAAAAATCTAGACGTTATGCTGCGTGGAATGATGATCTCAATGATGCTAAAGCATTTGTAACCGAATTATCCAATAAGATCAAGTAA
- a CDS encoding thiamine pyrophosphate-dependent enzyme, protein MKNVAHQIVGILKDAGIKRIYAVTGDSLNFFNEAVHEDGTMQWIHVRHEEVGAFAATAEADLHGIACCAGSSGPGHVHLINGVYEAHKTRVPMLVIASTCATYEFGTDYFQETNPIKLFDDCSCYNQMITRPEQVQRMVQNALQQAISKRDVAVIGLPGDVSEMEAVHMNTSAKVFFTQPQIRPSELEIGRLAQYINQADKVTLFCGVGARNAQKQIVELSEKIHAPVGYSFKAKLDIQRDNPNEIGMTGLLGTASAFQSMHHSDLILLLGTDFPYKDFIPTNKTIVQIDIEGEKLGRRSIVDYGLVGDIEHTLKAVLPFVEARTDSSFLEKQLAAYEKVKEDLMIYVEDSGSECAIQPEFVAHTIDQKASDDAIFLVDTGMSCVWGARYINQRRDRKMLGSFNHGSMANAMPMAIGAALTHPERQIIAFCGDGGLSMLLGDLATIKQYNLPIKLMVFNNRSLGMVKLEMQVAGLKDQETNMVNPDFAMVAQAMGIRAFTVTQPEEVEGILDEAFRITDEPVLIDIFTSPNALAMPPKISFSQMKGMTESMAKLMLSGNFEEVWDTIKSNYKHLKSL, encoded by the coding sequence ATGAAAAATGTAGCACACCAGATCGTTGGTATTTTAAAAGATGCGGGAATAAAACGTATTTATGCCGTGACGGGAGATAGTTTGAATTTTTTTAATGAGGCAGTTCATGAGGATGGAACCATGCAATGGATACATGTCAGGCATGAGGAGGTTGGTGCATTTGCTGCGACCGCCGAAGCGGATCTGCACGGGATTGCCTGCTGTGCTGGAAGTAGTGGGCCAGGCCATGTTCACCTGATCAATGGCGTTTATGAGGCACATAAGACACGTGTTCCGATGCTGGTGATTGCTTCAACCTGCGCCACCTACGAGTTTGGTACAGACTACTTTCAGGAGACTAATCCGATCAAATTATTTGACGACTGCTCGTGTTATAATCAGATGATTACCCGGCCGGAACAGGTGCAACGTATGGTTCAGAATGCACTACAGCAGGCAATCTCAAAACGGGATGTTGCTGTTATCGGTCTTCCGGGGGATGTCTCCGAAATGGAAGCTGTCCATATGAACACTTCGGCAAAGGTATTCTTTACGCAGCCGCAGATCAGACCCTCAGAGCTTGAAATCGGGCGTTTGGCACAATATATTAATCAGGCGGATAAAGTGACTTTATTCTGTGGCGTAGGTGCCCGGAATGCGCAGAAACAAATTGTTGAACTCTCCGAGAAAATTCATGCGCCTGTGGGGTATTCATTTAAAGCTAAGTTGGATATTCAACGGGATAATCCCAATGAAATCGGTATGACGGGACTTTTGGGGACGGCATCGGCCTTTCAGAGTATGCACCATTCGGATCTGATCCTTCTTTTGGGAACTGATTTTCCTTACAAGGATTTTATACCCACCAATAAAACAATTGTTCAGATCGATATCGAGGGCGAGAAACTTGGTCGACGCTCGATCGTAGACTATGGCTTGGTGGGGGATATTGAGCACACATTGAAAGCTGTTCTACCCTTTGTGGAGGCGAGAACTGATTCGAGTTTTCTCGAAAAACAATTGGCGGCCTACGAGAAAGTAAAAGAAGATCTGATGATCTATGTCGAAGATTCGGGTAGTGAATGTGCTATTCAACCGGAATTTGTGGCCCATACGATTGACCAAAAGGCGAGCGATGATGCTATTTTTTTAGTGGATACCGGCATGTCCTGTGTATGGGGAGCACGTTATATCAATCAGCGACGAGATCGCAAAATGCTCGGCTCATTTAATCATGGCTCTATGGCGAACGCAATGCCGATGGCGATTGGAGCAGCATTGACACATCCCGAAAGACAGATCATAGCCTTCTGTGGTGATGGTGGCCTTTCGATGTTGCTGGGAGATCTGGCTACGATAAAACAGTATAATTTGCCAATCAAACTGATGGTGTTCAATAACCGTTCACTCGGAATGGTCAAATTGGAAATGCAGGTTGCCGGTTTAAAAGATCAGGAAACTAATATGGTCAATCCAGATTTTGCGATGGTCGCACAGGCGATGGGGATCCGTGCTTTTACGGTGACGCAACCAGAAGAGGTCGAAGGTATCTTGGATGAAGCATTCCGTATAACGGACGAGCCGGTACTCATCGATATCTTTACCAGCCCCAATGCCTTAGCCATGCCACCCAAAATATCATTTAGCCAAATGAAAGGAATGACCGAAAGTATGGCTAAATTGATGCTATCAGGTAACTTTGAGGAAGTATGGGACACCATCAAGTCAAATTATAAGCACTTGAAATCGCTCTGA
- a CDS encoding diacylglycerol kinase family protein — translation MARSNFSWKDRIRSFSYAFNGLKIVWQEEHNFRIHLIAAVVAIVLSYLLRISPYEWLAIIFSIGFVLVCELLNTALEHLADFVCQEKNPNIKRIKDVAAAAVMLSSITALLIGLIIFIPKLLLWCSLGQLF, via the coding sequence ATGGCCCGAAGCAACTTTTCATGGAAAGATAGAATCCGAAGTTTTAGCTATGCCTTCAATGGTTTAAAAATCGTTTGGCAAGAAGAACATAATTTCAGGATACATCTCATTGCCGCAGTTGTAGCAATCGTACTATCGTACCTCCTCCGAATAAGCCCCTATGAGTGGCTAGCAATTATTTTTTCCATTGGTTTTGTTCTTGTCTGTGAATTGCTGAACACGGCATTAGAACATCTCGCTGATTTTGTCTGCCAAGAAAAAAATCCCAACATCAAAAGGATCAAAGACGTTGCTGCTGCCGCGGTCATGCTGAGCAGTATCACAGCGCTACTGATCGGACTGATTATATTTATCCCAAAACTCCTGCTATGGTGCTCATTGGGTCAGCTTTTCTAG
- a CDS encoding MalY/PatB family protein produces the protein MIYNFDKIIDRRGTDSVKWNQQDYADLIPLWVADMDFPASKEIIDALTTRVQHGIYGYAKVPDAFYEAVSDWSKRKHGFHLQREWILPVLGVVPALSAIVAALTETGDKVLIQEPVYHCFFSSIERNGCEVVSNDLLYKDGQYAIDFVDFEIKASDPKVKLFILCSPHNPAGRVWTKVELERLGKICLKHNVLVISDEIHCDLVFEGHQHIPFGTINQAFLANTITCIAPSKTFNLAGLQVATVIVADPILNRKVQDAFLANEIASISPFAITGLIAAYQQGEDWLQQALAYIYNNYIYLKNYIAEHLPTLKIIPLEGTYLVWIDCTALKLSSRKIGQILLKEVHLQANVGAMYGKGSGSFIRLNIACSRSILEEGLARLKQVLLNLPKE, from the coding sequence ATGATCTACAATTTTGATAAAATAATCGACCGTAGGGGGACTGATTCGGTAAAATGGAATCAACAGGACTATGCCGATTTAATTCCACTCTGGGTTGCTGATATGGATTTCCCTGCATCCAAAGAGATTATTGACGCGTTGACCACACGTGTTCAACATGGTATTTATGGCTATGCAAAAGTGCCGGATGCTTTTTATGAGGCTGTATCGGACTGGTCTAAACGTAAACATGGTTTTCATTTGCAGCGCGAGTGGATACTTCCGGTTTTAGGTGTGGTGCCGGCTTTGTCGGCAATCGTCGCTGCATTAACAGAAACGGGGGATAAAGTACTGATCCAGGAACCTGTATACCATTGTTTTTTTTCATCGATCGAACGCAATGGTTGTGAGGTGGTTTCCAATGACCTATTGTATAAAGATGGGCAATATGCAATTGATTTTGTAGATTTTGAAATTAAGGCGAGTGATCCGAAAGTGAAGCTCTTTATCCTCTGCAGCCCACATAACCCTGCAGGTCGGGTTTGGACAAAAGTCGAGCTTGAACGCTTGGGTAAGATCTGTCTAAAGCACAATGTTCTTGTTATTTCGGATGAAATCCATTGTGACTTAGTATTTGAAGGGCATCAGCATATTCCTTTTGGAACGATCAATCAAGCCTTTTTGGCGAATACAATCACTTGTATTGCTCCAAGCAAAACCTTTAATCTTGCAGGACTGCAAGTCGCCACGGTCATAGTCGCGGATCCTATCTTAAATAGAAAAGTGCAGGATGCCTTTCTTGCCAATGAGATAGCGAGTATCAGTCCTTTTGCGATCACGGGTTTAATAGCTGCTTATCAACAGGGGGAGGATTGGCTACAGCAAGCGCTAGCCTATATTTATAATAATTATATTTATTTAAAAAACTATATAGCGGAGCATCTGCCGACCTTAAAAATTATTCCACTTGAGGGTACCTATTTGGTTTGGATAGATTGTACCGCTTTAAAGCTTTCCAGCCGAAAAATAGGACAAATACTATTGAAAGAGGTCCATCTGCAGGCCAATGTCGGTGCCATGTACGGTAAGGGAAGTGGTTCTTTTATCCGGTTGAATATCGCCTGTTCGAGGTCTATTTTAGAGGAGGGATTAGCGAGGCTGAAGCAGGTCTTGCTGAATTTGCCAAAAGAATAA